In Saccopteryx leptura isolate mSacLep1 chromosome 9, mSacLep1_pri_phased_curated, whole genome shotgun sequence, the genomic window TTTGGAACTGGCCCACTGAGTAGACGATGGAGACATGAACTGTGACAGGGAAGACTGAGGAGGACAGGAGCTTTTCTAAATTTATGGGACATTAATGAGAGAGGAACCTGGAATTAATTTTAACCATCACAAGTGTAATATGTCTCTGAGACATCCAACTGGAAACGTCACATGAACGACAGGAACTATGAGGCCGAAGAAGGCGATCCTAAGTTGAGAAGTTAGTGTGAGGAAGTCCCAGACGGAATGTGAATCCATGAGAAGGAATAAGATGATCTAGGTAGAGAGTGGAGGAGATTAGAGCAGTTAGGAGAGAATCCGAGAGTGCCAGGCAGCACAGATGAGGAACAGGTGAATCCTCGGATGTTTCATTAGAACAAAAAGTGCGGGCTtcacactgtggaaaacagtatggaggctcctcaaaaaaaaattaaaaatggagccctggccggttggctcagcggtagagcgtcggcctagcgtgcggaggacccaggttcgattcccggccagggcacacaggagaagcgcccatttgcttctccacccctccgccgcgctttcctctctgtctctctcttcccctcccgcagccaaggctccactggagcaaagatggcccgggcgctggggatggctctgtggcctctgcctcaggcgctagagtggctctggtcgcaacatggcgacgcccaggatgggcagattatcgccccctggtgggcagagcttcgcccctggtgggcgtgccgggtggatcccggtcgggcgcatgcgggagtctgtctgactgtctctccctgtttccagcttcagaaaaatgaaaaaaaaaaaaaattaaaaatggaactgcttatGGCGCAGTGATCCCACTCTGGGTACATGTTCAAAGAAACCTaagacactaattcaaaagaatataagcacccctatgtttattgtagcattatttacaatagccatgatatggaagcaacccaagtgcccatcaataaacaagtagattaaaaaaaagctgtggtacatatatatatatatacagtggaatattatgtggccataaaaaagaatgaaatcttaccatttggaacagcatggatggacccagaagtattacgctaagtgaaataagtcagagaaagacaaatatcatgtggtttcacttatatgtggaatctaaagaacaaaataaaattgaaacagactcagagaacaGGAGACTGGTGGttgtgagaggaggggcagtgggggactgggtaaaaaaggtgaagggattaagaagtacaaactagTTATAAAGTGGTCATGTTGTTATGAGGAGTAGAGTCAGTAACAGTGTAATAACTATACATGGAGCTAGGTGGGTATTGGAACTATCagagaaacactttgtaaagtacatgattgaccactatgctgtacacctgaaactaatacaaaataatattgaatgtaaacagtaattgaaaattttttaagtgtGGGCTTCAGTGAAACTGTTCTGTATGTTATTATAATGGTGGGTACATGACATTATACACTTATTTCCTAAAACCCATAGAGCTGCATAACACAAAGAATGAATGCTAATGTAAACAacagactttagttaataataacatATTAATGTCTATTCATTAATTACAAGAAATATGCCACACAAATGCAAGATGTTGATAACAGGAGAAATCAagaggtcagagagaggggttAAAAGGGAGCCCTCTCTATTTTCtgatcaatttttctgtaaatctaaactgctctaaaaaaaaataaagtctattaattaTTAAAGAAGAAAGCATGGGCTTTAAGGTCTGGTTAAAAGTGTCAGAGGTTTTCCTGGAAAAGGAAAGAgtttaaaaacatagatttaatTTGAAGAAGAAAGACACCTTGTTCTTATAAGTTCAGGTTGAACACAATACATATCAAAGATCCAAGAGAAATCTTTAGCTTTCTATCAGTATTCTGTAACTTGAAATCTCAGTGTAAAGGATTGAGACACTCGCAAAAAGCATTTTTGAGCAATCATAAGATCGATTGTAAAACATTGATCCTTTCCCCTATTCAAATCAAACCACATGTTTCCAGTCTGGGTTAAAAGAGAAGTCTTCTGGGGtcaaaaatagattttaatttttactcttaCCCTTGGGTTCTGAGTGACATTAAACAAATTCACTTAACTTTTCTGAGGTTTGGTTGGTTTAAATCATCTATAAAATGCAGAGATTACTTATTCCATAGGCTTGCTTTGAAGACTACAAAGATCTGGCATTCCAGAAACTGTACATTACTATTATAACTAACGATAAGGATATTACAGCtataaccattattattattattattattattattatcatcatcatcaccatcaagcactggacattgtgctaagtgctcATACCCATTATCTTGTTTAATCTTTCGTACAGCCTTGAAAACTAAGCATTCCTAGCCCCCTCATTAAGATCCAGAGAGGTgcaatgacttgcccaagattacaCAGCTGATAAATGGTGAAAGCATGATGTGAACCCAGCTCAGCTTGTTTCCAGTGCCCTCAAATGCCTACTCGTAGGCTGCCCATATCAGCAAAAGACTTTTGCATAAgtaaaatgtttagttttttatttcacaCTTACCTTGCTAAGTTAGGTCTGACTTCCCCACATCAGTAGCCTTACTCTGCTGTCATTGTGGGAAGGTTACAAAACGACTTCAGCAGGGAGAAAGTATAGATGAATTAGGCTGTGGTTTTCCTTACTGAGATTCAGAGGGAATCAATCAGCCCTTGATTCTTCCCTTATTgtctaaaaagaagaagaagaagaggaagggagaagagagaagaagaagaaggaggaggaggaggaggaagaggaggaggagggagaaggagaggagggagaggaggaggaggagggagaggggagaggagggagaggaggaggaggaggaagaggaggaggaagaggaggaggaggagggagaaggagaggagggagaggaggaggaggaggaggaagaggaggaggaggaggagggagaggggagaggaggaggaggaggaggagggagaggggagaggaggaggaggaggagggagagggagaggaggaggagggagaggagaaggaggaagaggaggaggagggagagggagaggagaaggaggaagaggaggaggaggaggagggagagggagaggaggaggaagaggaggaggaggagtcgtAGTAGTAgtggtagtagtagtagtagtggtGGTGGTAGTAGTAGTACTAGCAgtggtagtagtagtagtagtggtagtagcagtagtagtagtggtagtagcagtagtagtagtggtagtagcagtagtagtagtggtggtagtagtagtagtagtagtagtggtagtagtagtagtagtagtggtaGTGGCAGTAGTAGTAgtggtagtagtagtagtatgGTCCTTCAGACTTCCAAACTCTGCAAGCCCTGCTCTCTATCTGCACCCAGTCACCCAGATAACAACGGGGATGGAATCAATCCACTGGGGCCTTTCTCTGAGGTCTAACTTACTCCAACTTGGTTGCACTTGTATGGAAGTCTCTTGCTTTTGATACAAAATTCTATATCTGGCTCCCAATACTTGTCCTCAAAGCCCCTTGTTAGATAAGAGTAATTACACCAAGTCTTTCATTATAGGTCTCTGTTATTGCTATATTTCACTTGAAAGTGTTatttaagttttgggggtagtTTCAAGGTTAAAAGTATTGGGTGGTGGCGATCTCCCATAAGATAACTATAGTTGATATCTTACATTAATTCTTGTGAAAGTAACTCACTGttataatttgttttcattgTAAGAAAGTAATTCTTAATGAATCCATGAAACCCTTATAAAAAGAGCACTTATACCTCATCATGAACCCTCCACTTCAGCTGCCTCCATTCCATCCTGTAAGCAAGCCATTCCCAAGCTGGACTTTCGCTTGCAGATGCTCCAGTGGGTATAGACACACAGGTGGTGCtgtagcctctctctctctctctctctctcacacacacacacacacacacacacacacacacacacacacacacagagtaactTTCTTATTTGGGGgtgggtttatttttttggtcatttgGAATTGAGTACATTTCCCAGAACATTAAGTGAATCCTGAGCTCCTCCAAATGCAAGACTTAAATGTTGGGGTCTTTGCAGAGACCCCAAGCTTCCTggactttaaatttaaaataaaagaaagaaaaacaggcaaaacCTTTTGTCCTTAGTTCACTCTGATACACTCTGAGAAGGCAAGTCGGCTGGGTAATGCAGCAGCaatattaaaatagcaaagtCTGACATGAGGAAGGAGAACAAGGGGTCGCCTATGCTGTGGCCAGCGAGGCAGCCCGACGTTTCGTCAGCGGGACTGCCGCCAGCCTTCCCGGCTCACTTTTATAAAGCTGGCTCCTGGCACTCCTGAGCAAGATGTGGCTGTGCTGTCTACTTGTCCCTTAGTGACTTCAGAGGAGCTGGCAAAGTGGCCAGAGGACTTGCCCGAGAGCCATGGCAAAGAGTGGACTTGTAATTTACGTCCTGGTTATCACCCTACTCCTGGACCAGACCACCAGCCACACGTCCAAAATCAAAGCCAGGAAGCACAGCAAACGCCGAGTGAAAGGTAACGGGGCTTCTCAGTCCAGCAAAATATTAGGCTTGCTCAGGGTGAGCACCGTCCCTGGTGACAGTACCATGCCATCAGAGGGGTGTGGTGTTTCATGAGATTGACTGACCTTTTAATTCTCTGGAggatttttttcaggaaaaaaagcttttgtaatgtaatatatatatatatggtataacCTTTGTCAGGTGGGGTTAGATACGCAGAATGTTTTTCAGATGGAGTCATTTGGATATATGGACAGCTGATATTATGAATGAGGGGTCAAgcagaaaatgtttattatagaGTACACTGTTTCACTCATTGAGATTGTGTAAGTTTATTCAAAGATAATTCTGAGATAATTATAATCTTATTACATGGGTAGTATAGAGCTATTGGtaattgtgattttctttttgtcaCCAATTACCATATAGATATATTTTCACATCCCTTGCAATGTAAGGACAGTCTATACTATCCAAATAAGCTTTTTCATGTCAGGGAGAAATTGAACCACTCTTTAACTTAAACATATTTTAACTTGCAAAATCATATAGTGTTTGAAGATATTTTAATGCAAAACTAAATCTACAATCAATCTCAAATTTTGGGTGGCTTGAATTAGGgtaagaggttaaaaaaatagtaaacgtTGCAAAGAAAACAGATGATGGCAATTTATTTGCAACATGCTGAAACcaaaacaaaagggaaaacatgggtaatgttttatttcattctttgagTCATTTTCATATCAGGataattttagataaatattATAACACTATTTCCTTTATCACTTGCActttaataataacaaaacataTAAAGCAATACCAACAAGGTTAGTCTTGATTTGACACAACACAGATGGTTGGTTGGTAGAAAGGTGGTTTGTTTTAAGTTGTGTTTTGATGATTACAAAGTGTCTTTATCTAGAGGAATTTATACAGTTTAAGTCTGATCCAAGGTTTCTtaagtagaaattttttttcttattaactaTCACACCGCCCTGTTTCCTCTTTTAATGGAAGACTGAAATACTTCCCACGTGTAGGTCAAGTCTGTCGCTGAAGATGaggcaggggaaggaggagagatggtACCGGGTGATGTGGCATATTTTTGCAGCCAGCCTCTCTTTACCAACGGAGGGGAGTGGCAAAGTGGTGACCACCCAATGGGGACGTGGGGAGGGGTATGATCATGGGAACGTGCATGTGTGCTGTGTGGTTGTTTCTGAGTTAACTGCAGTTCAGTCATAGAAAGCTGCCCACTTCCCCTCCTCTGCACACATACACCCCACATacacatgcctttttttttaaatggctgggtacacatcttatttttttttttttttatttattcattatagagaggagagagagagagagagaagggggaggagcaagaagcatcaactcccatatgtgccttgaccaggcaagcccagggttttgaaccggcaacctcagcgtttccaggttgatgggTACACATCTTAAATACCATCTTGTCAAAGCAGTTTTTTCTTTGCTAGTTTTTGCCATTAGGTCTCAAAAAGCAGATTCTACAGTGGGTGAGGTAGTAGGCCTAGACTCACAGAACAGTCTCCCCCAACTTCTAACACATTTGAAGTATTTTAAGTACCTGTAAGTAATATAAATACTTTATGAAATCAAAAGTgaacccccttttctccttcccaatCATCTCCACGGTCTTACCCACTATTAACTGTTGGGAGGTAATAGTACCagttttttaaatgcacatttaaaaattgatatttttaacaaCATAAGCATTGACTATACAAAGTGCCCGATAGACAAACTAATGAATTTCATCTGTTAAATCTTGGATCTAGATCAACACGAGGCATACCTCGGTCGTTCGAAGAGCTGCATACTATTCTGTCGTGTAGATGGGTCATGACTAATGTAATCTGTTCTCTTGGTGAACTTTTGTGTGCTTTCCAATACTTCTCTTTTTGATTAAGAACCTCAGTGGCCTGCTTTGTACACATATAATGATGCTCCCGGACTTACGATGGGGTTACATCCTGATTAACCCatcataaattgaaaatatcataAGTTGAAAATGTATCTAACACATAAAACCTACTAAATATTATATAGCTTAGCCTAAACTATGTTAAATGTGCTCAtaacacaatatattttttaaatgctgacaACGCAGTATACTACAGAGTATGGCTTGTTTACCCTCTTGACCACCTGGCTGACCAGGAGCTGTGGCTCTCGGCCTCTGCCCAGCACCAAAGAGGAAATGATACCACACAGTGCTCGcccaggaaaagatcaaaattttaaaaaataccatttctACTAAAAGCATTTGGTTTTCACaccatcataaaataaaataaaaaatcatacattgAACCATCCTGTCAGGGACTGTCTATAAGTATACCAATCGCCATGCTAGGATGTTATGATACATTTCTAGAAGCAAAACCCCTGGCTAATCCCACTTTCTAATCATCTCCCAAAATAACAGCATCAATCTATGATCCTGTTGTCAGGGTGAGACTGCCCATTTCCACACACCGTGGCAACCAACACCAGGCCATCAGTTTAGGTTTAAGCCCTGACAAACTAACCAAataacaaaatactttttaaaattttgtatttaattgATGGTTAATGAGGGTGAggtatttttcatatgtttactgGTCATTTCATATGTTTATTAGGAATTATTTTTGCATAGTTTCTGTATTGTACCTATTTTGGAGAAcactaataataaaatgaaaaggagcctttttttaaaaactcaaaatggcAATTAAATAATTTAGCTCCAAACAAAAGATTTCTCTGGTACTTACTTCCAAGGTCTCAAATAATTGTATGCtgcaataatgaataaaatataatttttacagtGAAATAGTTGTTCCCTGAATTCACTGTAGACAAACACTCTCACATTTGTCatgaaggagagaagcagaaaccAAGCCACCTGCACCATGACTTCCATAAAGATCTCTCAGTGGCCTGATATTAATTCTTGTGTCTTTATCCAAATTACAATGTTTACAGCTTCTCTGTGGAGGTCACCTGTTTAGATGGAGTGGCGCAGGAAGCTGAGAGGAATGGGGGATGACATTTATAGACGGACAACTTGTAACTGGAAAGCGCATCTTCAGGTCTTTGCAAACCTGGACCCGAACAATGAATGGTTTTGCATTCTCAGTATTTCCTTATATTTATTCTGGATTGAATGATCCCACTGAGGAAACCCTTGGACTATTGTATTTCCGAGCTGAGCTGTTGGACACTTTGAGAATTGACAAGCAATAGTGAAACAGAGGTGTGAGCCACCCTGGGTACCCCAGAAGGCATTTTCCTAACCAGTgctcggcaaactcattagtcaacagagccaaatatcaacagtacagcgactgaaatttcttttgagagccaattttttttaacttaaactatataggtaggtacattccttatcgaggtagcgcccgcacatggtattttgtggaagagccacagtcaaggggtcaaagagcccCGGTTTGCCAACCAGCATCTTTACCCAACTGTGGAAATACCTGGCTTGAAAACACATGTTTAAAGGGGTGGTGAATTTGCAGGTTTGGGTTTGGGGCTGTCCTGAAAAACCCAGGGCAGAGCATAGATTCACTATCTGGCACCCCCATGAAGAGGGATCTGGGGGCAGCTCAGATCAAGCTTTAAGTGTTTTCTCTGCCTGAGACCATGTGTTAAGGACCGAGCAGGTGAAGGTGAtcactgtgcagaagcagacgggaggcaggggaagaaaagagacatGGGGTCAGTGAGAGTCAATCCTGACTGTATCTTATGAGCTGGGTGACCTTCCACAGGTTAATTCAGCTGTCcgtgcctttatttcttcttctgtgaaaTGCGGATAGTGATGGCGTCTCTCTCACAGGAATATTGAAAGAATTAAGCTCTTGGccatggccagttagctcagcagtagagcatcagcctggcgtgtaattcaattcccagtcaggacacacaagagaagcaatcatctggttttccacccttctccctcccctttctctctctctctctctcacctcccacAGTTCAAGCGAGCTGGCTCCGGGCTCTGAGGACAGCtacatggtctcacctcaggtgataaaatagctcagttgctaagcaacagagcagcagccccagatagtcagagcatcacctggtagggggcttgctggtgggTCCTGGGGGGGAGctcatgcaggagtgtgtctctttgcctcctcacctctcacttaataaaaataaataaataaataaagaattaagcTCTTGGAGCACAGGGTATGGTAGCTttcagtactttttatttttattataatttattacaaTTTCTGCCTTTGAAGAGCTCACTAGCCTTCAATTTCTAAAACAATCTCCACCAGTTCTAGAATTTTGttgattcattcaacaattataaatgtctattatatgcCAAGTACTGTGTTAAGCATCAAGAAATACTCTTGGTAAacagattaagtaaaataagtacaGATTGGAGAAagtcctttgaaaaaaaataaagtttcaaagAAAGAGATTAGCCAGAGGGATGCCAATGTCAAGAGGATGATCAGAAAATTTTTTCTTAGAGGAATTGTTTAAACTCAACAAAGAGATGAGtaagagtgttccaggcagaagggACTCTAAGGAAAGGGTCCCGAGATGAGACAGCTTGCTGTAGGATGTGTCTGAAAGTCAGTCTGAAAGCTGAGAGTCCCACAGGCAGGGgctagagagacagagcggaGCCCAATCACCAAACTCTTATGACTCCTGGCCAACTTATGTTCatgctttatttttcatgtacATTGGGTTCAATTTCATTAAAACCACCCCTACCTTAGGTTCTGGATTCcaaggctttattttattttcatattattttggtcatatgctttttatttttcctataccATCCCACCTGAAAATATCCCCAGAAAAGGATGGAGACCTAAAGACTCAAGTTGAAAAGCTCTGGAGAGAAGTCAACGCCCTGAAGGAAATGCAGGCCCTGCAGACAGGTAAGACCCTGTCTCATCAATGCCTTCTCTCAAAGGAGGCCAGGGCAGATCTGTGGCTTGCCAGCCGTTCAAACCACATGCAAAGTGTATGTCAAGTTCTAGGTGACGCCTTTCTAAAAGAGATATTGATAAGCCAGATGGATCCATAAGCATCCCAAAGCTGGGGAGACAATTGTCTTGAGAAATCAGCTTGATTTTCCACTCCCTCATTCTATATATGGGtggtatagaaataaaaataggtatATCAATAAAACACGTAAAAAGTCTGTTTCTAATTCTTCTGTCATAggcaatgaaacagaactgaggcAAGTAATAACTACATTAAATAATTGGCATTCATTAGATATTTACTACATGCTCATGGGAAGATCTGCTGAGATTCTACTAAACCTGGGGTCACGGGACTCTGGCCGACACATCGCATGCACAGGAAAGGACACTGGTTAGAACCACGGTTTGCCAGCAGAGGGCAGCATCTCGTCTGCCTTGCTTTCTGGAGCAGAGCTCCCAGCAGTGTAGGAAGCCATACACACCATTGTCCAGGAGCTACTGTCCCAGGTTCCCAGGGGTGAGGAAATGAGAGCCCCACTGGGTGGTTCAGGGACAGCCCTGCCTTGCAAGGCTCGTACTCCTCCCACATATACTCTCATAACAACTGCTAAAGCAGAGCTTTGAGGGCCCCACAAGAGACCTGCCCAGTTACAAGAGTTACAGCCTTCAGCTAAGACTGAAGTTACGGCTTTCATTCAAGTACTTAAAATTCACAGACCATCCACGTTACCAATtcaaggtcattttttttttttttttttttaccgtaaACAATATTGCCTAGTAACACTGACGATATATTTCGTTTACCAGGTTTCCGGAGAAACAGAATTAGAAAGTTTAAAGCAGGTCAAATGCACATGCAGAAGGGGAAAGTTTTGTTAATGCTTTACCTATAGTCAGGCACTACAAGTACTTTATAAACATTAACACGTTAATCCTCTAACAATTTACAAGATATGTGCCATTATAatgatcctcattttatagatgaggaaactgaggcacagaaaaattaaataatttgtccatGGTTTACAAAGCTAATAAATGCCAGAGCCTGATTCTCCACTGCTTTCCCTAAATTACTTGTTTGATTAATCCTGGATGACCTAACAATACTACCAGGGCTAAGttatctgcatttaaaaaaatattatctctcTATATGCACACTCAgactgctgtttttgtttttaatgattataaaatatcatttcagTTCCAAAAGTCTCAAGCAAATTCAGGACATAATAGAGCTACACTAACAAGCATGTGTATATCAAAGAAGCAAGAGGTTAAAagccatgtttttttgtttgttttaattaatttttaatttttttattttagtgagtgaggaagggagagagagagccaggagcatagatctgttcctgtatgtgcccttaccggggatcaaaccgtcaacctctgtgcttcaggacgatgctctgaccaatcgagctatctggccagggctaaaggcCATGTTTTAAGAGCGGGACAGACCTGGGTGTGTGTAGTTGTGACCTTACATGCTACATAAGTTACATTCTTATTTGCTAAGTTGTTGCAAGTAACAACTTCTCTAAGCTTCAATATCCTGGTATGTAAAGATGGGAGTAATAAAATCTCAGTAATAAAATCCACTTCATTTGTTGTGATAATTACCTGAGTTCATCTATGTAAAGTGTTTGGCACATTATCCAACACATACAAAATCTCCAATAAGTAAATGTTAACTCAGCATTACCATCACAtgtcattcattccacaaatatgtaTTGCTATTTGTCAGGTCCAGTCCTGGATGAATTACTCTCAAAAAGCAATTTAACATGTAAATTTCACATCTTTACAGTCTGTCTCCGAGGCACGAAAGTTCACAGAAAATGCTACCTTGCGTCAGAAGGCTCAAAGCACTTCCATGAAGCCAACGAAGACTGCATTTCCAAGGGAGGGACCCTGGTAATCCCCAGAAACTCAGAAGAAATCAATGCCCTTCGAGACTACGGTAAAAGGAGCCTGCCAGGTGTCAATGACTTCTGGCTGGGCATCAATGACCTGATCACAGAAGGCAAGTTTGTTGATGTCAATGGAATTGCCATCTCCTTCCTCAACTGGGACCGAGCACAGCCTAATGGCGGCAAACGGGAAAACTGTGCCCTGTTCTCCCAGTCAGCTCAGGGTAAATGGAGCGATGAGGTCTGTCGCAGCAGCAAGAGGTACATATGCGAGTTCATCATCCCTTAATACATAGATCCTTCTCCAATGTATCTTCCAAGCAAGATCGGTCATGATTTATAGACTAGTGATCCTCAAGAATAAGTCAAATTGATCTTAGGAATACAAGAGCCAGCCAATTTTGCTACCATATTGCATTGTGAGTTTTCTTTCTCTATGGTATGGGGTGGGGTCAGAAAATAGGGATCCAGCTATGTACACATACCGTTAAAGTGGCTTTTGCAAAACGGGCTATCAAACTGCCTCTTTCCTAGTCCGTCTCACTTGTATAAACCAGGTCGTTATGAAGCAAGCAATAGCCAGAAAAGCAAGCTTCTCTTGAAAgtttagtatatatatactttattaatGAGAATTCTCTCTAAGTCAGAGATTCTAGGTGCTATAGAATCCAAAAACTTTTCAGTCTGATGCTCAATCTGTCCCACCCTGGTCATAGTACCTCATTAGCTCATTATTTCTTTGCATTGAGGCAGTTCCTGGTGGAACTCGCATCTTGTCTGCCACGTCAGAACATGAATGTCTCAGATTCTCAATCACACTTTTTTCTTCAAGTTCCCTGCCCCATACACAAAGTTTCCAATCAAGACCTGAAACAAACGATAAGGTAGCGTATGTGATCAATTTCCCCTTCCAGCATTACATGACAGTTTCCAATATGAATGGGTAACCTTAAGGCAGAACAAGAGCAGAGAATTgtatgagaaaacagaaaaagaaaaatgtctactTTTTCCATGCGTTAGCATCCTACTCTCCTTTATGAAACTGAAGGTGGACATTACATATGTTAGTTTCCTCTTTCACATACTTTATGTTTCAATAATCATATATTTAAGTCTATTAGGGGCAATCTATCTTTGGAGGTTGAAAACTAGATTTAAACAAAACTATTTGGAAGTCACATGTCTATACAATTTCTTATCCTGTCAAATGCTATTGCCATTAAGCAGTTAATGGCATTAATCTTGTTTCGTTAGATTGCATAAAATAACTTCATTGCTTACTATGAAATTACAAAGTTTAGGCTTGGGAGAATTGgcctttttacacttgatcttagccaagaCGCCAAGAAGCAACTGAAAATAGgctttttaaaagcaaacaaatttgTTTGTTCCGTTCTTCAAATGtcactatttttctttaaacattgaATTTTTTTGTGACTAAATACCCTTTTCCGCACTCTTTAACTACATGTGCTTGGAATTAAGTTTTGGTTCTTTCCATTGTAATAATAAAGCCTGAATTCTGATAAATATGGATGTATTTGGATGTTGAGTAGTTATTCAAACTATACTGGTTTATATCAAATTTGGCACAATTTTAGGGGGAAACACCCCATATTTGATCAAACTCATAATTTACATGCACTAGATTAACTTTACCtgacaataaagagaaaaagtctatgagggagaagaggaacgttaaaaataa contains:
- the CLEC3A gene encoding C-type lectin domain family 3 member A, producing the protein MAKSGLVIYVLVITLLLDQTTSHTSKIKARKHSKRRVKEKDGDLKTQVEKLWREVNALKEMQALQTVCLRGTKVHRKCYLASEGSKHFHEANEDCISKGGTLVIPRNSEEINALRDYGKRSLPGVNDFWLGINDLITEGKFVDVNGIAISFLNWDRAQPNGGKRENCALFSQSAQGKWSDEVCRSSKRYICEFIIP